The nucleotide sequence AATGAAATaccagcaattttttttatcatgggtGATTTTAATAGTGTAATTAAATGTTCTTAAATGTGTATTAAGAAAGAACTTGCCTGAGTTTTTAGTTTTTAccattacaatttttaattatcCCTCCTGCCTGTCAGGAGAGCTGGTGCCAGACACACTTCTCTTCATGGGATGGCATCCAGCCTGGGTgagaacactctctctctctctctctttctccgtctCCTCCCTCTGTTTGGATGTGTTGTCGGAGTCACTGGCTTCACTGTCTGCTTGTTGGCGCTCCACACAGGTAGCGTAAAGGTACGTCTGCCCCGTTCCATCCCGGTAAGTGCAGAAACACACCGTCCGCTCATCAACCTCAACACGTTCTCCTGCTGAGATCACACGATTTCCAGCAAAGCAGTTTGGCCCTGTGAAAAAGAGACACGGAGAGCATGAAGCTCAGGATTTGGTTAGAATTAGAGCTTCTCTTATAGGAATAGCTCAACCAAAAAGTCTGTATTAAGTAACTCTgtataaacctgtatgactttatatgTTCAGTGTAACCCAAAAGAAGACAATTCAGTGGAGTCCAaacaaacatcttcttttgtgttctcctgaataaataaagtcattcaggtttggaacaacatgagggtgaggatttttgggagaactatccctttaaaaactattttctacTGAATGCTTGATCTCGTATAGAAATTGCCAggcatatacacacaaaaatgcaaTAGATATTTAGTATGTAGCATCTTTAGTTTTGAAATCGGTACACATTACCTGTCAGATTCTATATGAACATTACATTCACAAACtatcacacacacaatctgtccACCTCATGCCTTCTGTTGTCAGGGATGGCCCAGTGCGCCATCCCAGCATGCCGTGGACAGGTTCCTATTTATAGACGGCATGGTAGTAAGCAATCCATCGAACAATTCCATTGCATCATTATTTTCCCATGACATCACCATCAACTATGCAGTAATCAAGAAGAAATCAATCAAAAAGAGGTGAGGGCGCCCCACACCATCAAACAAACTTCATTACTGATCCTCAAAATACAACCTTAGGCCTCTCAGAACACAAACAGGTCTAGACAGATGCAGATGTTTGTTAAAACATTACGTTATTGTTAGCGACGTTGGATGGAGCAGATATGCACGTGAGATGTTGCATGTGTAAAACCTCTCACCATTTTTGCACACAGGACAGCAATGGTTGGGTTCGTATACAGGATTCACACAATGTAAGGTAGGGCAGCTGGATATGGTGCAGTAAACTTCTCTGTTGACTTCACACCGGCAGCGCTCACAGGGTGACAACTGATTAAAACAGGAACAAAGATTCACTCAGGATTATACAATCTAAATTCACTGGGGACATATTGATCGATAGGCCAGGGATATCACATATACTGTCAGAGTGTCAGAGAGTCTTCGATCAACAGCTATGAATGGATTCATCTAAAATACTTTCTTTGTACTCAAACACTTTTACtagatacagtatattaaaatacagagtattttaaatgaactgtcactcacgtttttgaagatagacttgaatgtgcatgatacaaacctacattttcaTAATGCATgactaaaacattttgtaacatgatattgatgtaccattttaaTTATGGTAAtgaaatgtctgattttaaaatgggttttaaaggatgaatttttggatcttatgttttcaagtgatatataatttctgatgatttctaaaatgtgatagagaaaaaggcaacgaagaagtcttttttttaaacaaaggtcaaaactcctgttataatgtagatttttgagggttcactcttgtcataaattaatctatcacttttcctacatcatttttaacaaaaaacattggtaaaatatatttgggagtcttagatctttccaacgatatataacttgtcaagattagattagattagattgtaATATAGTGAGGTAAACTTAGGCGTACCGTATTCAGGAcggagtgacagttaaggggttttaATGTAGAAGTAACAGTTTAGGGGTAAAGAAGATTAACTTTTAGGATATTGCACTAGTGACTGTTTTCTAGCCTTTTTTTCTAGCCTTAGTTTTGTTCCGTAttctagaattattattatttattattataattttttttaagtgtctgacagatgtaagtttttttttatccaacaAAGATTAGTTCATTGACTAGACTTAAACATAACACAGATATTATGCAATTTTTTATGATGTCCCAATTTTTATGTCCTGtgataaaacaaaccaaacaatgcAAAAGGTCATCattacatattataatttatGCATTGTTATAATAAACTTAAGAACgttagtaaaacaaaacaaaacaaacaaaaaataatcaaaacgaaatattataatcattataaaatgTCCATGGCAGAACAATATAGTGCAATCAATGTATTTTATCGACTCACCTTAAATTCCTCCAGTATTCTGTAAGTTTTGCCCCCGTACACACAAACTTTACTGACAGCTTCACACACGGGGCAGCAGGACTTGTATGTGATGCGCGTGCATCTCGGGTGTATACGCGGGCACCTGGGTCTGACACACACGGGTCCGTCCTCTGTGCAGGTGCAGGGACACGCGGTGGAGCTCGGATGATAAAACTCTCCGATGCTATAAACAAAACCTTGGTCGTCGATACAGAACTTGCCACGATAGTCACCGAATTCGTATTCCAGCCCGGATTTGGAAGAATACTCGGATGCGCTTTGGAGAACGAAGCACTGGAGTGCAAACGACATGCAAAGGACGGGAGAGCGCATCCTTACTGGCAGCAGGCTATCTATGATGTGGTCTGGATTGTCATCATGCGCGTGTGGCAGTGCATAAACATATGCCCAATGACATACACCACAGAAAATGACCCTCCTGTGAATGTCACATACCTCACTATACAAACAAGActaaaactgtattaatattatttttattttttaagtatggcttcaaaaaaaaaaaaaaaaaaatctttaggctACGTTTACTTTTTACAATATGACTATCAAGTGCTTGTGTTAGCTACACCTTaagaataatgataatattttacaaatatttgataatgtttttaaCGTTTCCAAAACTATTCCTAAAGAATTTCCTCTTAAAATAATATGGAAGTGGTGCATGGATGCACACCTGGCCTGGGCTACATCATGTATTTCACGTGAAGAGCTTCACAGAAATGGTGGTGTAACGTTTAAATCtaccatgtttttgttttttcatcaaaTTACACTACTTTTATTCCATTTCACTCTGCTGATCAAATGACTGAAATGTAGCACAGTTGCACGGTCCTTATGATCCATTCtcttatttgtacatttaatttaactttggCATGCTTTGTCTTTTAAaacgtgaaataaaataaaaaactgcccCAGACTTGGAACCACACAATTTAGTAATCTACAATAAAGTAGAATGTCGAggtaaagttcatttatttcagtaattcaactcaaattgtgaaattcgtattaaaaaaaaaattaagtcgtTGGTTGGTtgttttaattatgatgattatggctcacatttaacaaacccccaccaattcactatctaaacaaattagaatacttcataaaaccaaaaaaaaaaaaaaaaaaacattttgtgaattgttggccttctggaaagtatattcatttactgtacatgcactcaatatttggtaggggctccttttgctttaattaattccttagttcagcgtggcatggaggtgatcagtttgtggcgctgctgaggtggtgtggaagcccaggtttctttgacagtggccttcagctcatctgtattgtttggtctcttgtttctccttTCAAAATTCAAACTTCAAACAGATGGTCAGCAGAGggaagcatgaaatgctccaagatttcttggtaaacggatGCAGTGACTTTAGTTTTCAAAAGTCACTCAgtacattccttgtgaagttcactcaaattcttgaatcaattttgcttgacaatcctcataaggctgcagttctcttggTTGATCTtcttcttccacacttttttttcgttccactcaactttctgttaaaatgcttggatacagcactctgtgaacagccagcttctttggcaatgaaggTTTATGtaccctccttgtgaagtgtgtcaatgattgtcttctggacaactgtcagatcagcagtcttccccatgattgtgtagccgagtgaaccaaactgagagaccattttgaaagctcaggaaacctttgcaggtgttttgagttgatcagCTGATTGGTGTGTCACCATatcctaatttgttgagatcgtgaattggtggattttgttaaatgtgagccaaaatcatcacaattaaaagaaccaaagacttagactacttcagtctgtgcatattgattttatttaatacaagagtttcataatttgagtcgaattactgaaataaatgaatttttcctccgcattctaatttattgagaagcaccacCATAcctgaaattacatttattctcAGAGCTATTGACTTCTAAAATTAAtctttgtatatatttttcatttttaaaatgttttaagaactAACATTTCTTGCTTGGAATGTAGGGAAAAGAATGATAGTTCAGCCAGGGCTCCATTAAAAAGTTGCACTCTACAACTATGCTGACAGAGCACTGTTTACTCTTTGTGTCAGACATGATGTTGTTGTGTCCATTGTTCTGGTCGGGTTgcttgctttttgtttttaggaGGACCACATCGACTAGAGCACCTCACCAGCCCCTAAATTCTGCCCTACAATGCAGCCACATCAGCCAAGCTCCTATCACGTTGCCTTTATAAGGTCCAGAAACCTGAAGAGATTTCAATGATCCAGACAGTATAttatcacaaataaaataaacattatacagTACAATACTAACATTTACTTACATTATTAAATCAGCTGAACAATTAAGATTTAAATACCATCTGAAAGGGGTGAAATAACATGTTTGGCTACCTGACTTGTGAGCCTGATTTGACATCCCTCAGATTCTTGATGACACGTTTAGTAATTTAGTTCATTTAAGTTACACAAGCAAGATAATCAGGTGAGTCTTTTATGTGTAATATTCTCGTCACAGGGTTTGTTATCACACGTGGATTCAGTTATTACACAACTGCGTGTTGAAGACGGTCAACTAAACTGTCCGTGATCTACTCGCTGGTTTTTAAATAGCATAGGCTACTGATATCCTTTATGTgtctgacttttatttttttcaacaattttttcaaattattattactattattatattatattatttttattttattttattttctgtcgACCATTTATCAAAACAAACCTTGGGACTTAAGAACTAAATGTTGCataatttgcattgtaaatatattttattagtaatgACATGCACCGCCCACGAACTCTCATTGGATGATAACACACGTGATTATAATTCTGAAGAAAATGATTGGTCTAGACCGCTCATCAATAATTCATGAGAAGAAGAAAAGCACACATGACTCATTTTCTACAACATTTTTTAACTTAACGTTTAAACGTGGGCAGTGACAGATTGTCAGACTCTGGTGTACTCTGTTATCAGTTTAGCGTGTTATTGTGATACCAGTAACATGTAGCGATACATGTTTATCTCGACGAGGCAGGTTTAGCCTAGCGGCGAGCGTTGTTACGGTCTGAATGTGTTTGTGCTGTATCAGCTTACAACTGTTCCCCCAAAACCGCCTCGTTTTATAGTTGTTTTAGCTTGATTTTAAAAACATCTGCCCCGGAGATGGCATCAACAACGACGACGGATCCGGGTTTTAATCCCGGAGCCATAGGGTTACCGGAGTCTGTGGTCCCCGCTAGCATGTTTGCTCCGGCGCGGGGATGCGGCGAGGATGACGGGGCGGAGTTCTTCGAGGACGGGGAGATGTTCAACGGCGAGGTCGTGGATCTCGGCATCGACTTCTCCAGCAAGGTAGGCCTCAAACTTGTCTAGTCAGCCAAATCGTAGTAAATTAATGCGTttacaaaaatgtgtatttttagtgACTACACGTTGGAATTTTTAAAGGAcagttttaatcatgtttttaatttctgtgaaAATCTCAAACCGTACAGTTTTACGAGCTGACCACTGAGTGATTGCATCTGTAAACCTAAGCTAACCCAGCTAACGTACCTTTAGCGATATTTTAACACATTTCGTATCGTCTGTATGATATCATATGCACCTGTCGTAGTGCAGAATTAAACTATGGCTTTCTGATTTGTCCATCTGTTTGGGGGTTTAGCTATTTAACAAGCTGATTATATACCGCAAATCTGCATTAATTCCAATGAATGAAATATGGACAGTTTGTCAGTTGAAGAAATGACAGCCTCCCATCACAATACCTGATGAAATATCAGCGCAACAGAGGGATTTCCCTTCTGAAGAGGGAGACACGGAGGAGATAAATAGATCGGAGAACAAGGaagcacattttattaatttattactttttgttttgtttttgtttatggtgcaaactttttttttttttttacataaacggTGTACAACATTTTCCTTCCTTGAAATTAGGTAACTGAAAACTCTTTGCCAAGAAACcccttttaaaattgtaatttggtTTAACACTATGTTCTAAAATATTTCAGTCTTaataaggtaaataaataaataaacattataaagacTTATACAAATGACCTAAACTTAcaacaaaatgacttttttttttaacttaaaaatacaaataaattataatagtatcACTTTGTTACTAAAATAATCAAACTGGCAATATAACCTCTGATTATTGAACACGATGATAAGCTAGTATCTGAATAGTATCTACTGtagtagcctgaatgcactgtaagtcgctttggataaaagcctcggctaaatgcatacatttaattttttatttaatttaatttagtactcttttacaagaaaataactAACCTGCATATCAATATCACTAGTAGCtaattattatatacaagtaACTACTACAATATTACAGGTTTAAACAACAACATGTCGGTTCTGTTTTTCACTCATCCACTATTTATCCCAAATAGTATGAATTTGATTGTTTTCGGCACCTATTCCAGTTTCACTAATAACTATTTATTAGTTCTGGTATTTATTTCTTAGTTACCAGCAactattaaaatagttaatagtATATGTTATCACTTTTCTTGTTTTAGACACTGGTGTGCATGCTAGaagtaattgtaatattttgagtaatatttttaattgaacttGTAATGTCTGAACCCTTCTGACTAATCATGACGCGTGACAAATGATTAGTAAGATGAAGAATGTATCTTAATTATTATTGGCATGGTTACTAATAGCTAAGAAATAAGTACTAGTGCATACTGCCTACTAGTACAGACGGTGCTATAAGTAGtatatgcattatatttaaaCAAGAATTAGTGAAATGTTATCTTAAATAGATTTAGAAGATGTATCGCATGTCAAGCCGGGTCGTGCGGTGACACGTCAGCTGTTCATAAACTAGTTTAGGTCTACACACATCCACCCGTGCTCAACCTTGAAGGACGTGGGAGCTGTGGCAGCTGCCTTCTTCTCATTCATCAGACAGGTTCAGACTGAGGGGAGGATCTGGTTTTGTTTGGCTGGAGCTGAGCGCTGTGTTTTTTTTGCATGAAGCTCCTTCGTCACTTCGGCTTGTGTAGCATTACTCTTCATAACGACTGATGTAACATGCAGTAAAGTCTGGCAACTCTGTTCAAGTCCATTGATGACTTTTTACACTGGTGTTGAGTCAGACTTGGTCTTTGTACTGCATTTATGAGTGTAACAAACAGAAGAAATGTTGTTCCACAGTCGTTCTGTGTTTAATAAGattaatttctgtgatgtttCATAGCTAGCCCTGGTCAGTCCCAATGGGGAACAGTACGACTCACTACTACGGCAGCTGCGTGAGAGGATGGACGAGGGCTGCGGGGAGACCATCTACGTCTTGGGGGTGGGCTCAGGTGAGAAACTAAGAGGAGAGCCTTAAGActcattgtattaatttattttaagaataccCACCAGCTTGTCTGTCTCACTCTTTCAGATGGAGGAGACTATGGTTTGAATGAGAGCGATATGCAGGCGTCTGTGGCCACAGTGAGGTCCATGTGCGAGCAGATCGAGGCAGACCTCATCCTGTTGAGAGAGCGTGCCGAAGCTGGCGGCCAGGTCAGAGATTACCTCATTCGCCGTCGAGTGGGAGAAGCTGACTTCCTGGAGGTTAGGTGAGTGATGAGACCGAGTGACAGTTCAGTTGAACCAAAATAAACACCTGGTCTCATGTGCTCATGGTTGCTcaaagatcattttttttttttttttggaacataaaATGATTTGTTCTGTACAATGTCCAGGCTGCTGTTTTCCAAACAACGAATGTTGACAATGCAAAAGATCAAAAAAGCTCATCCAAAAGAACATGACAACAACATAGTTATTGAAAACTTGCGTTTAGGAAGGAGACATTAAATTGATAGAATGTGACATTTAAAGACACTTTCTAATGTTACTgaattgtttcaaataaatgaagtccttttgaactttctattcattaaggagttttgtcaagttttttttcacattattaagcagtattgataataatgaaaggaaatgtttcttgagcagcactcAGTagattagagtgatttctgaaggatcatgtgacactgactggagtaatgactgctttGCAATGAccgtaataaattacattttaagattgtacattttaaataattcacaatTTGACAGTTTTGATCAAGTAAACAttgtcttggtgagcagaagagactaggCCTGCTGTGAAAGACGATGTTGATGGTGTTACCGATGTTAAGCTGCGTCACGGGTCATGTCACTTATGCACCGTCCCCCTCCGtcatgtagattttttttatagtaaaaataaatgcagtgtgtCAAACGACAGTCACATCATAGATTTCATTCATcacatgaggaaagtgagtcgagCTGACTGACAGTAAGTGAGGAGAGGCAGACAAGATGATGGAAGAAGGTTCACTTTCGAAATGAAATGCTAAAGCACCTGTTTGGTATTATTTTAgtctatttttgtttgttttgtaaataaaagtTTAGTTTCATTGTGAGTTTGTCTTTGTACTGCGTTATTGTTGTCCAGTCAAGCACTTGATGCAAAACTGGGGCTAATTTGAAAGGGATTTATAAGCCATTTAAAAGGAAATTGAGGAAAAAGAGGGAAAACTCCCAACAGACTCGAGCCCCGGTGATATCAGTATTACCGCTGTTGTCACGCATGAATTAACCAGTGGGGAAATTTCCTCACTGTCACAACCCTataagagacgtctttcaaaaacttgccaaccccaaacttttctACAGGAGTGGAGCATATCAATGATTCATATGACTCCTGCTCTATCATATTAAAGGAGCATCTTTAATGCATCTTCCATGTTCTAAGAAACTTTTCCCTTACTGACTGTAGCCATGATGCATTACTGACTCAGTCGTGATGGTGTTTTCCTCAGGGTGGCTGTAGTGGGGAACGTGGACGCCGGTAAGAGCACTCTGCTGGGTGTGCTGACTCATGGAGAGCTGGATAACGGACGTGGCTTCGCACGACAGAAGCTCTTCAGACACAAGCATGAAATGGAGAGTGGCCGCACCAGCAGCGTGGGCAACGACATCCTGGGATTTGATCAAGAAGGCCAGGTAGTCAACAAACCCGACAGTCACGGAGGCAGCCTGGATTGGACCAAGATCTGCGAGAAGTCTTCTAAAGTCATCACCTTCATTGACCTCGCTGGCCATGAGAAGTACCTGAAGACTACTGTGTTTGGAATGACCGGCCATCTGCCTGATTTCTGCATGCTGATGGTAATTGGTTCCTTCAGTGGCAGCATCCGAACCAAATATGAGCACGAGTGAGCCACATGAGAAGTGACTAGACTCACTGTTGCTCATGGTTTATTCTTAATAGTATGTCAATAGCATGTTGCTCAGCTAAGAGCTCAATACTCTAACAAGCACAACAAATACCATTTTAAATAGTccatattgatttattatttcgttaactttaaaaacaaaaacatttttagttctgattaaaatacatttgtaatagaCATTTCCTTCTGAACTTGATGTTTGGAGCACATTTGTGAGATGTAAAAGTGCTGCCGACGTGGGCAGATTATTAGGATTTGTAACAGAGTGCTCTAATGAGTGTTGATGTCTTTAAATTTACTCCATTTTTCTCTCTTGCACAGATCGGAAGTAATGCAGGGATTGTTGGCATGACTAAAGAGCACCTGGGTTTGGCGTTGGCTCTCAATGTTCCTGTCTTTGTGGTGGTTACAAAGATTGACATGTGTCCAGCTAATATTCTTCAAGGTCAGCCATAATAACGGCATTTCTTAAGTGACTGTGAATTACGGAAAGCGGTAGGCACTGCTATACTAATGTAACACTGTCTTTTCAGAGACCTTGAAGCTCCTGCAGAAGATCTTAAAGTCTCCAGGCTGCAGAAAGATCCCTGTCCTGGTCCAAAATAAAGATGATGTGATCGTCACCGCATCCAATTTCAGCTCTGAGAGGTGATGCTGCCCCACAATACACGTGACGTTTGTGCTTCTCGCTGACCTTTATCCCAGTTATTCTCCAGACTtgcatatgtttgtttgttttgtagaaTCTGTCCCATCTTCCAGATCTCGAACGTCTCAGGGGAGAACATGGACCTGCTGAAGATGTTCCTGAACCTGCTCTCCTCCAGAAGCTCATTCAAAGACCACGAGCCTGCTGAGTTCCAGATAGACGACACCTATTCAGTACCAGTAAGCACGCTGTCTGTCTCCGTTTAGATATTTATGTGTCCCCTCTCTCATCGGTCCAATTATTTTTGGCCAGGGTGTAGGAACAGTAGTGTCTGGGACCACGTTACGAGGGCTGATTCGACTCAATGACACTTTGCTTCTTGGACCAGACCCTTTGGGCGCTTTCCTCACCATCACGGTCAAATCCATTCACCGCAAGAGGATGCCTGTGAAAGAGGTCCGTGGTGGGCAGACGGCCTCTTTTGCTCTGAAAAAGGTTTGTGTTTCACTAAATGGAATTAAATATTTAGGAGACAAGTTAAAATTTTCCCTGCTAGAGTTTTTGAACAAAGTCGCAAGCCActgccagcatttttttttttttataatttcctcTCAAACATCATGGCCCCcagaatattttattgtattgaatatctgaacatgcaatacGTCAAAATGAAGAACATAGCCtatacttttaaacaaataaatccattttattattattttatcaacacTTTAATGTagaaaatttcataaaaaaattgagCTGAGAACATTGCATTTTTATCAAATACTATATATGGATCATACTATTACAATGATCAAAGCAACTATGCATTAGGTCACTTCCATCAGTACCCCCAAATTTTGCATAGTACTTCACTGTACCACTTCCTGTATCTACATTTTCACTCTGTAACATTAGGTAGTCTTCATTCATATGCTGGTTGTTGATCATTGCATGATTTTTCCTATTTTTCCTGTTGATCAGGATATTGTGGACTTATTCAGAAGGTGTGTAATAGTGCCCCCCAGTGtgtaacagtgaaaacacaaaaaccTGGACAATTCAGTTTAGCAGGGAAAGTCTTAATTTAGTCAACAAATTACAGAATTGATCAATAAAATGGTTGTTGAGAAGTTATCTTTAGTGATCCTGATTATATTTGTGACAAATATATAAAGTAACCATTTTGTATGAATATTTATACCTGTTTGGAAACAAATGCTGTTTAAAgcagggcttgaaaacgaaaaaattcaatcggttcactccgagcagaatcgatgTTAACCTATAACCTATGATATGCCtatattcctttttatgtaatcctatagtttttttttttctgttttctccattcacagaagcgctgcaggtgcgtgtgatctgttgaattaatctcacactatcctcagataaactctaaGTGTGGTGCATTGAGACTTGTCcatgatgagttcacagctgagcggacatttcactcgtTGGCTTCAGGGTCACATTTGCATAGGACGTACTGCTGGAATACAACactttaaagaaaatacatttcaaatattaaatggaacgataaaataacgttattaaccggttaatggccatttcaaattttcgattctgttcggaactataaaatttgatttagtttctgttcctgttcctggcaaaatttatttagttttcattccttgaaccggttcagagccctggtttaaagtgcccctattctGCAAATTTGACGGTACCTATACTGATTTtggagtctcctacaataggataacatgcatgc is from Carassius auratus strain Wakin chromosome 28, ASM336829v1, whole genome shotgun sequence and encodes:
- the LOC113047402 gene encoding von Willebrand factor C domain-containing protein 2-like, yielding MRSPVLCMSFALQCFVLQSASEYSSKSGLEYEFGDYRGKFCIDDQGFVYSIGEFYHPSSTACPCTCTEDGPVCVRPRCPRIHPRCTRITYKSCCPVCEAVSKVCVYGGKTYRILEEFKLSPCERCRCEVNREVYCTISSCPTLHCVNPVYEPNHCCPVCKNGPNCFAGNRVISAGERVEVDERTVCFCTYRDGTGQTYLYATCVERQQADSEASDSDNTSKQREETEKERERESVLTQAGCHPMKRSVSGTSSPDRQEG
- the LOC113047263 gene encoding GTP-binding protein 1-like isoform X1; translation: MASTTTTDPGFNPGAIGLPESVVPASMFAPARGCGEDDGAEFFEDGEMFNGEVVDLGIDFSSKLALVSPNGEQYDSLLRQLRERMDEGCGETIYVLGVGSDGGDYGLNESDMQASVATVRSMCEQIEADLILLRERAEAGGQVRDYLIRRRVGEADFLEVRVAVVGNVDAGKSTLLGVLTHGELDNGRGFARQKLFRHKHEMESGRTSSVGNDILGFDQEGQVVNKPDSHGGSLDWTKICEKSSKVITFIDLAGHEKYLKTTVFGMTGHLPDFCMLMIGSNAGIVGMTKEHLGLALALNVPVFVVVTKIDMCPANILQETLKLLQKILKSPGCRKIPVLVQNKDDVIVTASNFSSERICPIFQISNVSGENMDLLKMFLNLLSSRSSFKDHEPAEFQIDDTYSVPGVGTVVSGTTLRGLIRLNDTLLLGPDPLGAFLTITVKSIHRKRMPVKEVRGGQTASFALKKIKRSSIRKGMVMVSPRLNPQAYWEFEAEILVLHHPTTISPRYQAMVHCGSIRQTATILSMTSDCLRTGDKATVHFRFIKTPEYLHIDHRLVFREGRTKAVGTITKLLLSTNNQPSNSKPPQIKMQSTKKAPARREDGVAPSGEESGSTGSPAAQQNVPQQTEMEEEPQNKENKPKSGGRRRGGQRHKGKPQSGSTVTLAGVVGGC
- the LOC113047263 gene encoding GTP-binding protein 1-like isoform X2; the protein is MASTTTTDPGFNPGAIGLPESVVPASMFAPARGCGEDDGAEFFEDGEMFNGEVVDLGIDFSSKLALVSPNGEQYDSLLRQLRERMDEGCGETIYVLGVGSDGGDYGLNESDMQASVATVRSMCEQIEADLILLRERAEAGGQVRDYLIRRRVGEADFLEVRVAVVGNVDAGKSTLLGVLTHGELDNGRGFARQKLFRHKHEMESGRTSSVGNDILGFDQEGQVVNKPDSHGGSLDWTKICEKSSKVITFIDLAGHEKYLKTTVFGMTGHLPDFCMLMIGSNAGIVGMTKEHLGLALALNVPVFVVVTKIDMCPANILQETLKLLQKILKSPGCRKIPVLVQNKDDVIVTASNFSSERICPIFQISNVSGENMDLLKMFLNLLSSRSSFKDHEPAEFQIDDTYSVPGVGTVVSGTTLRGLIRLNDTLLLGPDPLGAFLTITVKSIHRKRMPVKEVRGGQTASFALKKIKRSSIRKGMVMVSPRLNPQAYWEFEAEILVLHHPTTISPRYQAMVHCGSIRQTATILSMTSDCLRTGDKATVHFRFIKTPEYLHIDHRLVFREGRTKAVGTITKLLLSTNNQPSNSKPPQIKMQSTKKAPARREDGVAPSGEESGSTGSPAAQQNVPQQPKSGGRRRGGQRHKGKPQSGSTVTLAGVVGGC